The sequence TTGTTGAAGCCTCTACAATGAAGGAGCTTTTGGGGGGGACACAAATGAGGTGCCTAATGTattgcaatttaatttttttttaatgtttattgatttttgagacagagcacaagcaggggagggacagagagagagggagacacagaatctgaagcaggctccaggcactgagctgttaccatagagcctgatgtgaggctcgaacccatgaaccatgagatcatgatctgagctgaagacagacacttaaccaactgaaccacccagatgccactgATTTATTGCAATTTAGACAGATTCTAGAGCCTTTTGTCATTGGATAGCCCATTCAAAGTAAGCcaatttaggggcatctgggtggctcagttggttaagcggccaacttcagctcaggtcatgatcatacagttcatgagttcaagcctcacaccaggctctgtgctgacagcttggagcctgaagcctgtttcaaattctgtgtctctccccttctctgcccccccccccacacacacacacttgcactctgtgtctctctcaaaaataaataaattaaaaaaatatatttttcaaaaaaacaaagtaagccAATTTGTGAGTAACAGTATaatgaatctaaataaaaaatgtaaatgtaaaagatGTTGTTTCTGAAACCCAAATAAACACAGTAAATGTTGAGTCTACTTTAAAGTAGTAAGTgccggggcgccggggtggcacagtcggttaagcgtccgactttggccaggtcacgatctcgtggtccgggaggtcgagccccgcgtcaggctctgggctgatggctcagagcctggagcctgtttccgattctgtgtctccctctctctctgcccttcccccgttcatgctctgtctctctctgtcccaaaaataaataaacgttgaaaaaaaaaatttttttaaataaaaaaataaagtagtaagtGCCGATGTCAGTGAGAAGTTGGTTCCTTACTGCATCAGGTATGGATCATCCCTGAGCTGACAAGTAATGTCCAGAAATTTTACTTAAGTAAGCAGGCCTTGAATTTTATAGGATGCAATGGCCCAACCCTGACTGGAGCTTGAATTTCCTTGCAGAAAGACATTATGTTATCAACCTAACGCCATACCTGTGTTCTTGGAATAAGTTGGATGTAGTTAAGATGTGTAAAGGAATGAACATTGGCAAATGTCTCATGGTGGGGTGAGTGAAAATGTATCATTCCTTTAAAAGTAAAGAGCTATTCATAGAATACAACATATGAGCCAAATCtataacaacaaaatattttccagttgCTGATTCctattaattttagtaaaattagtAATGCAGATCTTAATGAAAACTATGATGGCATTAAGGTTATGGTAATTCACTGCGAAGTGAATTCATTTATATCACATTTGACCACTGGCCAAATTGGGTtattaaagggagaaataatagAAGTGATGAGTAAGCCAGGCACACCAATCCTCAGGGGTCTCACTCCATGGCTCTCAGCTTCACAAACCTCATGTCTGTGGCAGATTCTCTCATGGAACCCTTATCGTGGTCTCTCTGGACCTTCTCTCCTCAGCCATATGTTTACAACTTGTTCTCAAAAGTGTCAACAACTGCAGTTCATTTGAAGCTTTTGAACTGAAGTCCATAGGGCATGTTTAACTTCTTCAGGGAATTGATCCCCATGTGCCTGTTCTGAAAAGAGCAGATAAAACCTGCATCATTCTGCCTAACACAGAAACTGCAAAGAAGCCCACATCCTGCCTTATAAGAACTTCAAAATCATCTCtcttagaaaagaaatattaaggaatTTTCCATCTATCAAAGCCCACTTTTCTAATTCTATCATTGCTGTAGTAGGgggttattcatttatttgtttttcttttattatacatGTGAAGGACTGTATCTCTCAGGAAGTATCATTTGATTCTGGTTTGCATTAATAGAATGGAAGGTAATATGCTTCCTAAGTTAAGCCCCACAGACTTGGGTATTTTCATTAAGAGAAAAGTGGAAtgcttacatgtggaatctaagaaacaaaaccaacaacaacaacaaacagaaacagacttataGATCTACAAAAGAAACTGTAGTTTACCAGAGTGGGGAGAGGATAGGGGGAGGAAGGCAAGAAAGGTAAAGGGTATTAAGTGGGACAAACTTCCAATAAAAATcacagggatgtaatgtacagcataggtgATAATAATGTTGTAAGAACTTTCATGGTGGCAGACAGTAACTAGGCTattttggtgatcatttcataatacattaaaaaattatcaaatcactatgttgcacacctgaaaataatgaatattgtAGGTCAATTATtattcaatttcttaaaataaagaaatagccaCCTATGGCCAGTGACTCCTGcaacaaaaagagagagtgaaggggagaATGTTGACAGGAAGCCAATAGACAGCATGTTAAAATTTATACTACTCAAGACTCACAGGGCACATTTCACCCTTGACTTACCTCTTAGGATCAACAAAATAAACGTCCCACTACAGTCATTCAGATTGTCAAGGGTATGAGcactgtatgtttttaaagtcACTGATGTTATTATTCTATAAATGTGGATCATGAGGTCAATCAGTCACGAAAATCTGGATGAAAATGCAGTACTTGCCACAGACCAGAGGTTAGTACAAACAGGGAAGGGTGGGCTGTAGGGGAATCCAGGTCAATGTTTAATAGTGCCTAGTGCCTCCAACAGCATATGGAATTATGGGGAGATTGATAAGAATGATTGTGaggatatgatttttttcttacccGTATGCATGTGAATTAGAAGGGCCTTTTACATTGTCTTTGCTTCTGActcagaaaaatctaaaaatgtatgCAGGATACCACTGCCAAAGTTTCCTTCCTTGGGGGTTACCAATTTATCTACAAAGGACTCATTGTGAGAAACAAAAAAGTCCCTCTTCCTTGTTTCTATGCCAAGAAGAGAGAAACTGTCATCCTTAGTTTGCCACTAAGAAATCTTTAAGACTTTGAGCAAAATCCACACTGAGATGCTTCCTGTGGGTATCTCAAGATCTCTATTCTCAGAGATATATTCCAAATATACATGGCAGAGAAACATATAATAAATGCtaataaatatgatttattgacACCATAGCCTTGTTCATGTACCAAAATATGCTCACAATATGAGATATACTGAACCAAAGATCATAAGTCTTAAAGGTCTATTACAAATTTATGCTTCAAAAGAAATAGGGTGCAGAATAAATCACTTATACATCAAAACCTTCAACCATATCCATGTGGGGAATTTCCTATTGGTTGCTGAAACAAGGAAGTCAGAGATTTGGACAATTATGGAGATAAGGATCTATGGAAGATAGCCAGAGAAGTGTCAAACAGtacagggaaggggaaagagcacaaggaggagaaagggaatcacaaaaaaaaacagaatctgaTAGAAAAACTTCCACCAAGAGTACAGAAGTATGAAAAACTAATGGAGTCAGAGGAAAGTGACTTAAATATGGAGATTTTATAAACACTTGGGGATTAAAGGATAGGTTCAAAATATATTctcctggggggaaaaatgagTAATTATTCTGTAACAGATTCTGTTAAGTGTCCAAAAACATATCAACTGGGGAATTAAAAAGACTTTAGGATTAAGGTCATTCACATAGAAGATATTGGGCTTCCATGGAGCCAAGGCCACTGCAATGTGATACTGGTTTGGGACAACTGAATAGAGAGTAATATATGACATGATTCATTACTATCAGCTTTGTCTCTCCTACCCTGAGAAAGCTCATTTTTCATCAGTCACCTTTTTCCTTCAGATCTCCAAAGGGTCAACAATGAAAAATAGGACGTTTACTGAGTTCATTCTGTTGGGCTTCACAAATCAACCTGAGGTCCAAATTGTGATATTCATCTTTCTGCTCCTCACCTACATGTTAAGTGTCCTAGGAAATCTGACTATCATCATTCTCACTCGGGTACACCCTCACCTCCAGAcccccatgtatttcttcctccGGAATTTCTCCTTCTTAGAAATTTCCTTCACATCCATTTTTATTCCCAGATTTCTGACCAGTGTGACAACAGGAAATAAAGTCATCAGTTTTGCTGGATGcttcattcaatatttttttgCTATATTCCTTGGGGCAACAGAGTTTTACCTCTTGGCTTCTATGTCCTATGACCGCTATGTTGCCATCTGCAAACCCCTGCATTACCTGACCATCATGAGCAACAGAGTCTGCATACAACTCGTGTTCTGCTCCTGGCTAGGAGGATTCCTAGCTATCTTACCCCCAATCATCCTGATGAGCCAGGTGGATTTCTGTGCCTCCAATGTTCTGAATCACTATTACTGTGACTATGGGCCCCTTCTGGAGCTTGCCTGCTCAGACACAAGCCTGCTAGAATTGATGGTCATCTTCTTGGCAGTTGTGACTCTGGTGGTTACTCTGGTGCTGGTGACATGTTCTTATACATACATTATCAGGACCATTTTGAGGATcccttctgcccagcaaaggacaAAGGCTTTTTCCACTTGTTCTTCCCACATGATTGTCATCTCCCTCTCTTATGGCAGCTGCATGTTTATGTACATTAATCCATCAGCAAAAGAAGAAGGCGCTTTCAACAAAGGAATAGCTGTGCTCATTACCTCAATTACTCCCTTATTAAACCCCTTCATTTACACTCTAAGAAATCAGCAAGTGAAGCAAGCATtcaaggacaccatcaagaagaTTATGAagctttaaaaacagaatacattTCAATCAAAGGCATATATCCTAATTTCAAGGTATCTGCAGCCTAGTATGATAGAAAGGTATATAAACTGTATACTTACGTAATAagcttacaaaaaataaaataacgtgGTAAGGGctattagagaaagataaatgagaaTCCACAAAAAGAACAGTTAGAGAGAATTAACTATTTTCCAGAAATCACTTGAAATTCAAGAGGAAAAACATATTGCTTATTTAGAAGAgtggaaaaataagaatttagagGAAGAGAGGCCAAAATCTAGGATTGCCATTTTTCTTCATCATGGGGCCCTAGAAACTATGCTTCCATCAAAGTGtcaataatttttattctccTCCCCTTTTCATTCACCTTTCGCTGTAGCCATTACAACTTTTATCCTtccataaaggaaaacaaaaaggatataCATTTGGTCCGCTTTTCTCCAAATGAAGTGAAAACCCTCAAGATTTTTATCAACTTACCCATCCATTTTCTAAAAGTTATGGTTCCAAGAGTATTCTAGAGCCAAGGTTAAAAGTCTTCCACTTCTACACAGGATCTATTGCTTTTCTTCACTGACATCTTTTTAAGTTAATGACTGAgatttcccattctctctctttggtagttttggtgatttttttttttttgctattatattttcacctttttgtttacttttattagaTATCAGAAAGGACACCTTCTGTGATATGACTCCATTCTTTTAACTTTCCCccaagtttttgcttttgtttataacATAAGCCAGGGATGCCTGTTTCATAAACTGCAAATGAATATAGAGTATTAATATGGTTTTATATCTAGAATGTTCCAAATTATGAGTGTTAGCAACCAAATGGGAATAGAGACTACCCTACCAAGGACTCTACACATGGATTCAAGGTGACAACAACTTGAATATGAATTGGTGATGGGCCTAAACTTCAAAGGAACTAAGAACATTTTTGGAAATCTgagtatttgcaaatattttagtaatatcCTAATGCATTGTAGAATGCTGGTTACTGTTTGAAGCACCAGTGAAACATCATCTGGTGTGTTCACATGCTTTATATGTGGTAATATTATTTGGTGGAATGATGCTTcttgggaatttaagaaacaagctgCATTGGACTTGTTATGAGAGAAAATTTCCAGAACCATAAAAATATTGAAGAGCgcatcatatttttaataaagcacCTTTTATGTAAAGCCATTGCTATTTTGAATATCTGGATTTCTTTGGTGACTAAGATAGAGATTGGTGATGCCTTTTAATTTATTACAAATTGTTGGGgaacatcatcaaaaagacatgaCCACAGATTGACCCCTGAGCTGGACCCATACTTGgaggctcctccctccctcccctatcCTTGGAATGTGGGCTCCACTTGCCTTTCCCACTCCCAAAGGCTGCTCCAAGAACACAACCTTGAGATAGTTACATGGTGTGGAGAACACCTGCACGTTATaagtgactgaacccagttaaagCCTATTTATAAACTCTTAAGAAGCAGTGGGCAGCTGTGAGGATCCAACTGCCTTGCTGCCACCCAAGGCAAGCCTCATACGTAAGTTCCCTTTGCtcattaaaactgccacctaccaatctggaatGGCCTgcttctttcttcagtctctccctgccttctgagTACAGAGGCCAGCTTCAGATTTCACCCAAGAAGCTCCCAAAAGTGTTATGAACcaataaaaatttactgagcTATTATCAAATGATATAGAAATGTTATCAAATAGCCACCTTTCAATCATTATGTTCCCACAGATCCACACTTCTACCCAAATCTATGGTGAAGTGGAAGATAATGCCATATAGTGGTCAAAAATACATGCTTTAGTTCGAATCCCAGATTTGTGTTCTACAACAGTTGCCTTGGGATGGTTATTTGACCTCTCTAAGGCTTACTTTTCTCAAATTCTAAAATGTGGATAAATAGTTATGTCTATTGTATGTGATAGTTTTGAACATTAAATGATATAATAggcataaaacattttaaaagccaatacttaaatgtttaataagtgATACCCATTTTAATAGTATGATAACGGTGAACAATACCTTCTCAAGAAACTGGGGCTTAATTAGTAAAAGAGATGTTAAATTGATTGGTTTAATATGACTGGGACTATATAAATGTTGGCCATTCTAGGTGTAATACCTCTGCACCAAGGTCAGCTTGCTTACACTTCTCTTATGTACAGTTGCATCCTAGGATAGCCAGATCAATGAGGGTCTTATCCACACTTCAGATAAAGCCAATCAGAACATTTGGCAACAGATTATTAGGACCCAGCTACCTCAACTCCATGTGCCCTCGAAGCACACAAGATAAGGAAGGAGGATAGTTGGTGTGAGTCAAAGTTGAAGAACACTTTAAGGACttcacccaggggcgcctgggtggctcagtcggttaagcgtctgacttcagctcaggtcataatctcacagtttgtgggttcgagccctacatcgggctctgtgctaccagctcagagcctggagcctgcttcggcttctgtgtctccctctctctctgccccctctcctgctcattctctctctctctctctctctctctctctctctctctcaaaaataaacaataaagatttttttaaaaattttaaaaaaggacttcACCCAGCCTTCATAATATCAgcatttagaaattaatttggaaagaaaCATATTACCTTCTAAATGAgcttgtcaaaaaaataaaaaaagacaacttcTCAAACTGTTCATTAAGCTGGCTTTATGCTAGCACATACTTGGAATGTAATCCACGTTATAGATAAACAGAGGAATGCATTTATCGATTCTGCAGCTAAAACTTTGGAATGTTCAGTTTCTAAATGTATAAGTTAGTGGGCATTATCCCTCCTATCACCACTGGACACAAGAATCGAAAGAAACAGTTTTAGCTACCGGTATTCTCAGGATAACATTAGAGCAGAGTTAGAGCAAGGAAATAATAGAAACACATGAGAGCTGACCCACCACACTTCAGCATTGGTTCCTCTATCTGTTCCTTCATCCCCAGCGGTTATGGACTACAGATACAAATCTAAATACGTAGTATTCTCCCAATGCTCCCCCTTGCaaacagttaaaataaaattcaaaagaaaaaaaagagtattttttaagaTGGCAAGTTAGGTAAGAACACTTCTATAATACTTGGGCCATCTGGCCTAAGGATCTTGTTTGTCATTTCTCTAAATTTATCCAGAAGGTCACGAATCAGCGCTTAAACTTCTATTCCTATACATCACTAGATAGTAGAGCTAAAGCCTATACATATGTAATGAGTTCAGAAGCCAAAATCACCACCCATGTTAGGAATATATCCACTGGTAGCGAGGTGCAAAATTATACACCACACAACATATGATGCAAAGAATTACTGGATCAGAAACAGTAATAATTTAAAGTAAGtataatttctaaaaaagatATGAATGATACTGTCAAAATCAAGgacaaagcattattttaaaaactgggtgaAAAGACTGTTGAAAAACATaatgagtgaaataaataataaaacaatgaggATAAATACCTGgagagataaaacaaaaacaaaaatagtgagCTAAATCAGATCTGATGTGTTCTcccataaagcaaaaaaaaaaaaaaaaatgataaagagacTAGATAGATAACTGAAAACAATAAAGTTACTATATTAGATAGAAAAATAGGTAGTTAGGTAATTAGACAACAAAAGATAAGTGCAGATGCCAAAATAAACCTATATAATAAGAGTTACAGGTAGAGAAGGGGTGgaataataggaaataataatacatttcctATAATAGAGAAGGCTGGATATTTCTAAGTATGCTGAAATGGGAtctataaggaaaatataaacctTAAGAAACCAgacttttggggggcacctgggtggctcattcacctgagcgtcagactcttcagctcaggtcatgatctcacagttcatgggttcaagccctgcacagggctctgtgctgacagcatggagcctgcttgggtttctgtctccctctctctctgcccctcccccacttgctcgctatctctctctctctctcaaaaaaaaataaataaaattaaaactaaattaaattaaatagggctacttgggtggctcagttggttaagcatccaactctggctcaggtcactat is a genomic window of Acinonyx jubatus isolate Ajub_Pintada_27869175 chromosome B4, VMU_Ajub_asm_v1.0, whole genome shotgun sequence containing:
- the LOC106986887 gene encoding olfactory receptor 6C4, whose translation is MKNRTFTEFILLGFTNQPEVQIVIFIFLLLTYMLSVLGNLTIIILTRVHPHLQTPMYFFLRNFSFLEISFTSIFIPRFLTSVTTGNKVISFAGCFIQYFFAIFLGATEFYLLASMSYDRYVAICKPLHYLTIMSNRVCIQLVFCSWLGGFLAILPPIILMSQVDFCASNVLNHYYCDYGPLLELACSDTSLLELMVIFLAVVTLVVTLVLVTCSYTYIIRTILRIPSAQQRTKAFSTCSSHMIVISLSYGSCMFMYINPSAKEEGAFNKGIAVLITSITPLLNPFIYTLRNQQVKQAFKDTIKKIMKL